ATAAATCATTATATTTATGCATAATGATCTTCAATAGAACGGTGAAATTAATATTCAACAGATTCATTCATGTGATAATTTGGTTGATCTGTTCACTAAGGCATTATCAACCTCAATATTTGAGAAGTTGAGACAGAAGATTGGAATACGTCGTCATCGAGAAATAAAGTGATGTTTTCATGAGGGGAGTAagatacgcgatgtactctttttcccttaaccTAGGTTTTGTCCTATTGGATTTTTCTGGTAAGgcttttaacgaggcaacaaacAAAGCGTATTacagatatgtgtactctttttccttcactaaaaTTTTTTTCCACAAGATTTTTTCTtattaaggttttaacgagacataTTATCTATATTTAGAGAGTATTGTAAATTATTAGTAAATGTGGATGTGTACTATTCCCACTGCTTTCATGATGCAGATAACCTCCCACTACTCCTCATTATTATGATTATAACTCCTACACTTCCATAACCTCTTCCCGTGATCTTCCTCATGATCCCAATTATTAATATCATGTTTAAGACAGTCCTTTGTAACCTTTTATGTAATAGTATAAATAGAAGCATAAAATGTGATATGTGACACACTTAAACACTTGATAAAATAAGAAAGTTCATTGTTCTTCTCTTAttctattatttattttcttgttttataTTATTAGTTTGAGCTATATTTCTTAACAATAAAATACATTTAGCAAGTCTGGACTTTTAAATTCTACGCCTAGCTAATAGAGAAAAGAGTAGAAAATTAGGTGTCTACATTTAGAAGGATGATATTTTTTTCTTGTGTTTTTGGTGTACAAATTAATGAATTACCATTATTGTTAATAAACACGCAGGAAAATGCATTAACTGAGCTAAATTTAATACTTCATTTTCCTTTAAAAGAAAATTGGAGAATTTTTTTCTAAAGAAGGCAAAGACCAAAGACAAAAATAATGGATATTGGAGATGAAAACCGGACAAATTAAACATGTCAATTGGAAAATTAATGAAATTCGTAAGCAATTTGACACCAATAAAAACGAATGATCATAGTCATTTCAAGCCAGTAACGACGTGGAAATCATCATAGCTACAGCAATAAGATCTCACTCTTTCCAAAAGCTCCTCGTGACCGTACGATTGAACTACTTTTTTTTGGTAGTAACAAATTCCATTCTTATTTAGGAGGGTTTAATAAGATATTCCTAAACCTCTGAATATCAACGATCGCAGCACAGCTCCAATAGCTCAAGAGCATAACTTCTGGTCGTTCGTAAAAATCTCTTCCAAGTTTGAATTAATGTATGTATTTTAAGCACGTTTTTATTATTTCTGTTTTTATATGGAATTATGACATCAAACATTGTTTCTGGTAGTGTTTGATTTGATAGCGAAAAGGATGTTGCCGAGATGGAGCAAGGCTATTTCCCAGTTTGCTAGGGTTAACTCACACAGGAACTCAGAATTGGGAAGACATTTGTGTTCTTTCTCCTGTCGAGATTATTCCAAAGTTGCGGCGGTTGCAGCTGATCCCACTGAGAAAATCTTCAATGTCAAAACCGAGGTTTTTAACTTTTGACTTTTGTTCTAAATCTCAGGGGTTTTGAGTACTTGATTACCCTTTAAGCTTCAAGCTAAATTTGCCTATTGTATGCTGTTTAAGAAAAGAAGCggaaacttttgaaacttgtagtctTGAATAtgccataacatttgtgtggctGTAAAAGCTTGTCATTAAGGTTAAAAATGTTACTTTATCAcaaaaaagatatatatatatatatatatatatatttatatatatttatttatttattacggGTAAAATGTCAAGTTTAATAACTTGTTTCTAATTTAGAAAGTGCTCATCCTTTTTGAATATGActtaaaaaggaaataagttcacgTAAAGAGAGTATTAACAATGATGTTGGAGTTGGAGGAGCAACGAGCATGACTCTGTTAAAAGATTATAGTCCGGCATGACTTTGTTGCTTGAATCTTAATCTTTGGTTGTTCAAAAATTGTGACGTTTGTGTGCTTTTTTTATTGAATTTCTGTAGTTGACCTTGATGAGCAAACTGAAAGAAGATTGCTTTATCTTAATTAAGTTATTCGTGGTTATACTGAGCAAATGATTCGTTGGATCTAATTTGTCCAACTTACAAAGTGCTGCAGCTGCTGGTAATTGAATTTCTGTCACTTGAGTAGGTAAAATTGAACAAGTTGTTTTGGTCTAAGCCTCATTCACTGGCATTAGCACCTGATTCACCATTAAGAGTTGAAGATCCACAATACGAGGGCATCAAGCGCTTTATACTTAAGCTGTTGCGGTTTTATAGTAAGCAAAGCAAGTCCATTCGAGGGGCAAATGTTATTTATCGCCGTGTTATTCACCAAGTTGATAAACCTGCTATTTATGACGGTTAGTCTGTTCGCTCGTTGCTCCTCGAACATCATTGCTTTTGCCTTTTCCTGTTGGTGCATGGATCATTATCTGAAacttatattatttattttaagaaaaataagagaaaatacaATGCTACATCTGTGTCTTTTCTTTCTTAGATCCACTATGATGCTCATAGGACATTTGATTAGTGAGCATGTAATTGAAGATGCAATTTAGCAATTGTCAAATTGTTGACTGAATCTGGCCTATCCTTTTAATCATTCAAGCACTGGCAGCTTATATCTCATAAGATTCTAACCCAGCTCATTATTACTAATCTTTAACAGCATTCTTGCTCATGTTAACTCTACAGCTCAACTTTTTGAATATTCATTTTCCATATGATACTTTCAGGAAAATATTCAGATGTGTGATCAAATATGTCTAAGTTAATGACCCTTTATTGTGAAAATACAGCCATTTAAGAAATTTAAACAAGAAAAACACAATTGTAATTACCTTATTTTTTCACAACACCTTATTTTTCTGTTTTTCTTTTCCCTGCCATCTTTAGAAATTATAATTTCCTTTTCTTCCTGGAGTTGATATGGTAATTAATGTTCATTTTGTTGTCTGATCTGTGTATATATGTTGCTGTGCAGTATTTAACTTGGAGAAAACATTTAAGACCACATTCTCGTTACTTGTTATCCATATGTGGCTTTGCTTACGACGCTTGAAACAGGAGGGTAAGGAAGGTGTTGAGTTGGGGCAGTATTTGTATGAGATTTATAATCATGATGTGGAGCTGAGAGTTTCTAAAGCTGGGGTAAGTTACAGAACCCTGATACAGAAAAGTCAATTCTATAGACTATAAGTAAAAAGTTCTCCTTCTCGGCATTCCTTCCGTTTTTCCTTAATTTGTTTCTGGTGAGTGGTGACAACATGATTCATGTTGGAACTGTTAATCTTATTGGATATACTTTGAGTTGCTGAGTCTCCCTTTGTCATTATACCATCAATAAAGTCAGAATAGCCATGAAGTtattaactcttttcttttacTGTTTCCTTAGAAAATTTTGGGGTGAAAAAATCATAAGTATATCAAAGCATGATAATGATGGTATATCCTCcagaaaaaagaaaatgaaaggagaaatgaaAAGAAGGAAAGAATGAGGAACATAACTGTACAAGTCTGTGGTGCCTAAGCTAGAGGACATCTATGATCTTACCATGCGCGGGCCTCTTTTATATtgttttttacatatgagatttcGGATGGTGGTAAATCTGATATGCAGTTTCCTTGGTGAAAGAGCTTTGATCTCCTAAAAAAGCTTTTTTGTCATCACtacttttgttttcctttttttttctttctgtcACGACTCCATaatcccaccttaaggatcgtgatgacacctagtctctacgactaggtaagtctatcacACAACAACATCAGACAGGATATAACAACTTAATGTTAGATAAAACTGagaaaaatggcccaaaacataGCCAATATCATAATACAACTTTCACAATCCCAAAATCCAGTAATACAGTGTCATAAGCTTTACGGAGAGTACACAAGACATTCcaaaatacaatactattttgAATTACAATTAAACATTAG
This sequence is a window from Nicotiana tomentosiformis chromosome 5, ASM39032v3, whole genome shotgun sequence. Protein-coding genes within it:
- the LOC104110075 gene encoding uncharacterized protein codes for the protein MLPRWSKAISQFARVNSHRNSELGRHLCSFSCRDYSKVAAVAADPTEKIFNVKTEVKLNKLFWSKPHSLALAPDSPLRVEDPQYEGIKRFILKLLRFYSKQSKSIRGANVIYRRVIHQVDKPAIYDVFNLEKTFKTTFSLLVIHMWLCLRRLKQEGKEGVELGQYLYEIYNHDVELRVSKAGVNLLLTKWMKDLEKIFYGNIVAYDAAMLPEAKQDELQNVIWRNVFSDDGTSTPDHAALLPLQALSRYVRREFNCMSLTDKEAIFSGNFMFTPLGSSKAGAV